A genome region from Tolypothrix sp. PCC 7712 includes the following:
- a CDS encoding hydantoinase/oxoprolinase family protein, with translation MLKFFADRGGTFTDIVAVTNNQKIIERLLKHPERFLIVNLPNQQWIIVYKLLSENPEQYQDAAIQGIRDIIGISQDEAIPTEAIEVVKMGTTVATNALLERKGDRVVLLITKGFKDALRIGYQNRPDIFALHIVLPTMLYEQVIEVDERYDAQGNKLIAVNLAQVKQDLQAVYNTGIRSCAIVFMHSDRYHNHEQQVYQIAQEIGFTQISVSHQVSPLMKLVSRGDTTVVDAYLTPILRRYVNQIASQLPGVKLMFMKSDGGLVTAQQFQGKDSILSGPAGGIVGAVQTSKRAGFELVITFDMGGTSTDVAHFKGEYERQLESEIAGARMRVPVLAINTIAAGGGSILLFDGSSYRVGPESSGSNPGPACYRRGGPLAVTDANVMLGKIHPQYFPAVFGIEGNLPLYQEIVTAKFTQLAEDIKTATGNNRTPEQVAAGFIAIAVENMANAIKKISLQRGYDVTQYVLCCFGGAGAQVACLIADTLGMKQIFLHPYAGVLSAYGMGLADIRAIREKGVEQPLTSALISQLQNLIANLATQAASEISNDYNTQQQEIVAKLNLKYEGTNSILIIDFKPEVSAMRASFEAEHKSRYGFIQLEKQLIVESASVELIQKMDTPEEPLVTRTRSLDEKPQAVEQVRMFTSEQWHNTPVYRREDLQTEDVIHGPAIIVEKISTIVVEPNWEAELTERNHLILNRKD, from the coding sequence ATGTTAAAATTCTTTGCTGACCGTGGTGGAACATTTACCGATATAGTTGCGGTTACAAATAATCAGAAAATTATAGAAAGATTATTAAAGCATCCGGAACGATTTTTAATTGTAAATCTGCCTAATCAGCAGTGGATTATCGTTTATAAATTACTCTCAGAAAATCCTGAACAATATCAAGATGCAGCTATCCAAGGAATTCGGGATATTATTGGTATTTCTCAGGATGAGGCGATTCCTACGGAAGCTATAGAAGTAGTAAAAATGGGGACAACAGTAGCCACTAATGCACTGTTAGAAAGAAAAGGCGATCGCGTCGTCCTGCTAATTACCAAAGGCTTTAAAGATGCGTTGCGTATTGGCTACCAAAACCGCCCTGATATTTTTGCCCTTCATATAGTTTTACCAACGATGCTTTATGAGCAGGTAATTGAAGTTGATGAACGCTATGATGCTCAAGGTAATAAATTAATAGCTGTTAATCTTGCACAAGTGAAACAAGACTTACAAGCAGTTTACAACACAGGAATTCGCAGTTGTGCCATTGTTTTTATGCACAGCGATCGCTATCACAATCACGAGCAACAAGTATATCAAATTGCTCAAGAAATTGGATTTACACAAATATCAGTATCTCATCAGGTTAGCCCTTTAATGAAGTTAGTTAGTCGCGGTGATACCACAGTTGTAGATGCTTATTTGACACCAATTTTACGGCGCTATGTGAACCAGATAGCAAGTCAGTTACCTGGAGTCAAATTAATGTTTATGAAATCTGACGGCGGTTTAGTTACAGCCCAACAATTTCAAGGTAAAGATAGTATTTTAAGTGGCCCGGCTGGGGGAATTGTGGGTGCAGTTCAAACTAGTAAAAGAGCAGGTTTTGAGTTAGTAATTACCTTTGATATGGGTGGAACTAGTACTGATGTTGCCCATTTTAAAGGAGAATACGAACGCCAATTAGAATCTGAAATTGCTGGTGCGAGGATGCGAGTTCCAGTATTAGCAATTAATACAATTGCGGCTGGTGGCGGTTCAATTTTATTGTTTGATGGTTCTAGTTATCGTGTAGGGCCAGAATCGTCTGGATCAAATCCTGGCCCTGCTTGTTATCGACGTGGCGGCCCTTTAGCAGTAACTGATGCTAATGTCATGTTAGGTAAAATTCACCCACAATATTTTCCAGCTGTTTTTGGAATTGAGGGCAATTTACCATTATATCAAGAGATTGTCACAGCTAAATTTACCCAGTTAGCAGAAGATATCAAAACAGCAACAGGTAACAATCGTACCCCGGAACAAGTAGCTGCAGGATTTATTGCGATCGCAGTAGAGAATATGGCGAATGCCATTAAAAAAATCAGTCTCCAGAGGGGTTATGATGTCACGCAATATGTACTTTGTTGTTTTGGCGGTGCTGGCGCACAAGTTGCTTGTTTAATTGCCGATACTTTAGGCATGAAACAGATATTTCTTCACCCTTACGCTGGCGTTTTATCTGCTTATGGTATGGGATTAGCTGATATTCGAGCCATTAGAGAAAAGGGAGTAGAACAGCCTTTAACATCAGCATTAATTTCCCAATTACAAAATTTAATTGCTAATTTAGCTACTCAAGCAGCCAGTGAAATTAGTAATGATTATAATACTCAGCAGCAGGAAATAGTTGCTAAACTAAATTTAAAATATGAAGGTACTAACTCCATATTGATAATTGATTTTAAGCCTGAAGTTTCAGCCATGCGAGCAAGTTTTGAAGCTGAACATAAATCTCGCTATGGTTTCATCCAACTAGAAAAGCAATTAATTGTGGAATCTGCTTCAGTTGAATTAATTCAAAAAATGGACACACCTGAGGAACCTTTAGTTACTCGCACTCGTTCTTTAGATGAAAAGCCTCAAGCTGTTGAGCAAGTGAGGATGTTTACTAGCGAACAATGGCATAATACACCTGTATATCGTCGCGAAGATTTGCAGACAGAAGATGTTATTCATGGGCCTGCCATCATTGTTGAAAAGATTAGTACAATTGTAGTTGAGCCTAACTGGGAAGCAGAATTAACTGAACGTAATCACTTAATTTTAAATCGTAAAGATTAA
- a CDS encoding XisH family protein yields MSAKDIFHDIVKAALQKDGWLVNKDPLYLRLGDDQIRIDLGAERLIVAEREKEQIAVEVKSFLAPSALNEFHTALGQFLNYRAVLQIQQPQRKLYLAVTTDVYRSFFLRDLPQLSIQVYELKIIIFDPVNEVIVEWIN; encoded by the coding sequence GTGTCTGCAAAAGATATCTTCCATGATATTGTCAAAGCAGCTTTACAAAAAGATGGCTGGCTAGTTAACAAAGACCCATTATATTTGCGTCTAGGTGATGACCAAATACGGATTGACTTAGGTGCAGAACGTTTAATTGTTGCGGAACGGGAAAAAGAACAAATCGCTGTTGAAGTTAAGAGTTTCTTAGCACCTTCAGCACTCAACGAGTTTCACACTGCTTTAGGACAATTTCTCAACTATCGAGCTGTATTACAAATACAACAACCCCAAAGAAAGCTATATTTGGCAGTAACTACGGATGTTTACCGAAGTTTTTTCTTGCGAGATTTACCTCAATTAAGTATACAAGTCTATGAACTGAAAATAATTATTTTCGATCCAGTTAATGAGGTAATTGTGGAATGGATAAATTAA
- a CDS encoding XisI protein, with product MDKLNNYRQLIRQIINEYAQMKPSNGDIQVYTFCDEVNDHYQVFHAGWDGYQRIFGALIHLDLIEGKIWIQYDGTEIGVANDLVALGVAKEDIVLAYHSPFMRQFDGFAVG from the coding sequence ATGGATAAATTAAATAATTACCGTCAATTGATTCGCCAAATAATTAATGAATATGCCCAAATGAAGCCGAGTAATGGGGATATTCAAGTTTATACTTTTTGTGATGAGGTCAATGACCATTACCAAGTTTTTCATGCTGGATGGGATGGATATCAACGCATATTTGGTGCTTTAATTCATTTGGATTTAATTGAAGGGAAAATTTGGATACAGTATGACGGTACTGAAATAGGAGTGGCAAATGATTTAGTGGCATTGGGTGTAGCTAAAGAAGATATTGTTTTGGCATATCACTCACCTTTTATGCGTCAATTTGATGGTTTTGCAGTTGGGTAG
- a CDS encoding RelA/SpoT family protein gives MSTIVLNSSIDVPLPEWLKKCLKESYRNGGVAEDDRRHNDTVLIARAFQFAYQLHQGQYRKSGEPYICHPVAVAGLLRDLGGSADMIAAGFLHDVVEDTDITIEQIEELFSSDVRQLVEGVTKLSKINFKSKTESQAENFRRMFLAMAQDIRVIVVKLADRLHNMRTLQFMPEEKRRRIAQETRDIFAPLANRLGIWHFKWELEDLSFKYLEPEAFREIQQHVSEKRTSREEKLAKATATLRDRLQQTGIKCLDISGRPKHLYSIYQKMQRQQKEFHEIYDLAALRIIVETNEECYRALAVVHDAFRPIPGRFKDYIGLPKPNRYQSLHTGVIGLTGRPLEVQIRTMEMHHIAEYGIAAHWKYKETGNSNNSHLTATDEKFTWLRQLLEWQSDLKDAQEYLDSVKDNLFEDDVYVFTPKGDVIPLSPGSTSVDFAYRIHTEVGNHCAGAKVNGRMVPLSTRLHNGDIVEVMTQKNSHPSLDWLNFVRTSAAKYRIKQWYKRSRREENVARGRELLEKELGKTGFESLLKSDAMHSVSEKCNYHSVEDLLAGLGYGEITLNLVLNRWREVVKAQQPMVVAPPYLPKESPSNAKALRDAPATHSRASDSPIVGVEGLVYHLAGCCTPIPGEPIIGVVTRGRGISIHRQGCNNLESVEYERLVPVGWNNTPEHTARPHTYPVNVQIEALDRVGVLKDILSRLSDQGINVRHAQVKTAIGQPALMDLGIEIRDRPQLEQVFTQIKKMSDILNIRRVGQLEDS, from the coding sequence ATGAGTACCATAGTTCTCAATTCTTCCATTGATGTTCCTCTTCCGGAGTGGCTCAAAAAATGTTTAAAAGAGTCATACAGAAATGGTGGCGTAGCGGAAGACGATCGAAGGCATAATGATACAGTTTTAATTGCTCGAGCATTCCAATTCGCTTATCAACTGCATCAAGGACAATACCGAAAATCGGGAGAACCATATATTTGTCATCCCGTTGCAGTGGCAGGATTACTGCGTGACTTAGGCGGTAGTGCTGATATGATAGCAGCTGGATTTCTCCATGATGTAGTTGAAGATACAGATATTACAATTGAACAAATAGAAGAGCTATTTAGTTCAGATGTACGGCAATTAGTAGAAGGTGTCACCAAACTTTCTAAAATCAATTTCAAAAGCAAAACCGAAAGTCAAGCAGAAAATTTTCGGCGGATGTTTTTAGCAATGGCACAGGATATTCGCGTTATTGTGGTGAAGTTGGCTGACCGTCTGCATAATATGCGAACTCTGCAATTTATGCCAGAGGAAAAACGCCGTCGCATTGCCCAAGAAACCAGAGATATTTTTGCACCCTTAGCTAATCGTTTGGGGATCTGGCACTTTAAATGGGAACTAGAAGATTTATCTTTTAAATATTTAGAACCAGAAGCTTTCCGCGAAATTCAACAGCACGTTTCTGAAAAACGGACATCACGAGAAGAGAAATTAGCGAAGGCTACAGCAACTTTACGCGATCGCCTACAACAAACTGGGATTAAATGTCTTGATATTAGCGGTCGTCCTAAGCATCTTTATAGTATTTACCAGAAGATGCAGCGACAGCAAAAAGAATTTCATGAAATCTATGATTTGGCAGCGCTGCGGATTATCGTTGAGACCAATGAAGAATGCTATCGTGCTTTAGCGGTAGTGCATGATGCCTTTCGCCCAATTCCTGGTAGATTTAAAGATTATATTGGGCTACCAAAACCAAACCGTTATCAGTCATTACATACTGGCGTAATTGGGCTGACTGGTCGTCCCTTAGAAGTGCAAATCCGGACAATGGAAATGCACCATATTGCTGAGTATGGGATTGCTGCCCACTGGAAATATAAAGAAACAGGCAATTCTAATAATAGCCATTTAACAGCTACAGATGAGAAATTTACTTGGTTGCGGCAACTGCTGGAATGGCAAAGTGACTTAAAGGATGCTCAAGAATATCTTGATAGTGTCAAAGATAATTTATTTGAAGATGATGTCTATGTTTTCACCCCCAAAGGTGATGTAATTCCTTTAAGTCCAGGTTCTACCAGTGTTGATTTTGCTTATCGCATTCATACAGAAGTAGGTAACCACTGTGCTGGAGCTAAAGTCAATGGGCGCATGGTACCACTGTCAACGCGGTTGCACAATGGCGATATTGTGGAAGTGATGACGCAAAAGAACAGCCATCCTAGCTTGGATTGGTTAAATTTTGTCAGAACTTCCGCCGCTAAATATCGCATTAAACAATGGTATAAGCGATCGCGCCGGGAAGAAAATGTGGCTCGAGGTCGAGAATTATTAGAAAAAGAACTGGGTAAAACTGGTTTTGAAAGTCTCTTAAAATCAGACGCAATGCACAGCGTGTCTGAAAAATGTAACTACCACAGCGTTGAAGATTTACTTGCAGGTTTGGGTTACGGAGAAATCACCCTGAATTTAGTTCTCAACCGTTGGCGAGAAGTGGTAAAAGCACAACAACCTATGGTTGTTGCACCCCCATATTTACCCAAAGAGTCACCCAGCAACGCCAAAGCTTTGCGAGATGCACCAGCAACCCATTCCCGCGCCAGCGATTCGCCAATTGTTGGGGTAGAAGGTTTGGTGTATCACCTGGCTGGGTGTTGTACCCCCATTCCTGGAGAACCGATTATTGGCGTAGTTACCCGTGGACGCGGCATTTCTATTCATCGCCAAGGGTGTAATAATCTCGAAAGTGTGGAATATGAACGGCTAGTACCAGTAGGGTGGAACAATACTCCAGAACATACTGCACGTCCCCATACTTACCCCGTAAACGTGCAAATTGAAGCACTGGATCGCGTCGGAGTATTAAAAGATATTTTGTCACGTTTAAGCGACCAGGGGATTAACGTTCGCCATGCTCAAGTAAAAACTGCGATCGGACAACCAGCATTAATGGACTTAGGTATAGAAATACGCGATCGCCCACAACTAGAGCAAGTGTTTACCCAAATTAAAAAAATGAGCGACATTCTCAATATACGTCGCGTCGGTCAACTAGAAGATTCGTAG